A genomic stretch from Desulfolutivibrio sulfodismutans DSM 3696 includes:
- the fliF gene encoding flagellar basal-body MS-ring/collar protein FliF: MPPAIAKYWDKIARFWSDRTLAQRILVGGLAVSVILAFLLMLYFLNQVEYRVLYSRLSPEDAARVTEQLQASKIPYRIQDNGATLLVPEDMVYEQRLRIAGEGVMHGSGVGFELFDELKVGQTDFVQRINYQRAMQGELSRTIGEFPQVEKVRIHLVMPHKSLFIEDQKPASASVVLTLKQGQRLDNKQLLGIVNLVAMSVEGLTPDRITITDTNGLVLYQPSGDSTLEGMTTSQLEYKTTYEANLENRIEQLLTPIVGPGRAMVKVNADLDFNQRTIRKESYDPDATVVRSEQRSEESTSGSAMVEDAAVTTPQGGAAVPNTNFRGDGFSGTESTQKSNRENRTTNYEINKEEQNIVTSMGGLNRQTIAVIVDGTYTTPEGSDVPVFTPRKAEELERIRALVSKAAGVNSGRGDEVEVSSFEFGSPDLSGEPSLMETMLEYAQRLGKPFLNGLLIFLFLILVVRPVVMALIRPRVSEEGIETLDRLPEGEARMALGEPEEEEVGVIEESKRFELAKALALQLFEENVEQSITVLKSWLKQEA; this comes from the coding sequence ATGCCCCCCGCCATCGCCAAGTATTGGGACAAAATCGCCCGCTTCTGGTCCGACCGGACCCTGGCCCAGCGCATCCTGGTCGGCGGGCTGGCCGTCTCGGTGATCCTGGCCTTTCTGCTCATGCTCTATTTTCTCAACCAGGTGGAATACCGGGTGCTGTATTCCCGGCTTTCCCCGGAAGACGCCGCCCGGGTGACGGAGCAGCTTCAGGCCTCGAAGATTCCCTACAGGATCCAGGATAACGGGGCGACCCTCCTGGTGCCCGAGGACATGGTCTACGAACAGCGCCTGCGCATCGCCGGGGAAGGGGTCATGCACGGCTCGGGCGTGGGCTTCGAGCTTTTCGACGAGCTCAAGGTCGGCCAGACCGATTTCGTCCAGCGCATCAATTACCAGCGGGCCATGCAGGGCGAATTGTCCCGGACCATCGGCGAGTTTCCCCAGGTGGAAAAGGTCCGCATCCATCTGGTCATGCCCCATAAGAGCCTTTTTATCGAAGACCAGAAGCCCGCTTCGGCCTCGGTGGTCCTGACGCTCAAGCAGGGGCAGCGACTGGACAACAAACAGCTCCTGGGCATCGTCAACCTGGTGGCCATGTCCGTCGAAGGGCTGACGCCCGACCGCATCACCATCACCGACACCAACGGGCTGGTGCTGTATCAGCCCTCCGGGGACAGCACCCTGGAAGGCATGACCACCTCCCAACTGGAGTACAAGACCACCTACGAAGCCAACCTGGAAAACCGCATCGAGCAACTGCTCACACCCATCGTGGGCCCGGGCCGGGCCATGGTCAAGGTCAACGCCGACCTGGACTTCAACCAGCGCACCATCCGCAAGGAATCCTACGACCCCGACGCCACCGTGGTGCGCAGCGAACAACGCAGCGAGGAATCCACCTCCGGTTCGGCCATGGTCGAGGATGCCGCCGTCACCACCCCCCAGGGCGGCGCGGCCGTGCCCAACACCAACTTTCGCGGCGACGGCTTTTCCGGTACCGAGTCCACCCAGAAGTCCAACCGGGAAAACCGCACCACCAATTACGAGATCAACAAGGAAGAACAAAACATCGTCACCTCCATGGGAGGCTTGAATCGTCAAACCATCGCGGTTATCGTGGATGGAACGTACACCACGCCCGAAGGGTCGGACGTGCCGGTCTTCACCCCGCGCAAGGCCGAGGAACTGGAGCGCATCCGGGCCCTGGTGTCCAAGGCGGCGGGCGTCAATTCCGGGCGGGGCGACGAGGTGGAGGTGTCGAGCTTCGAGTTCGGCTCCCCGGACCTGTCCGGCGAACCGAGCCTGATGGAGACCATGCTGGAATACGCCCAGCGTCTCGGCAAGCCCTTTTTGAACGGCCTTTTGATCTTCCTGTTCCTGATCCTGGTGGTGCGCCCGGTGGTCATGGCCCTGATCCGGCCCCGGGTGTCGGAGGAAGGCATCGAAACACTGGATCGTCTGCCTGAAGGAGAGGCTCGCATGGCCCTGGGAGAACCCGAGGAAGAGGAAGTCGGCGTCATCGAGGAATCCAAGCGTTTTGAACTGGCCAAGGCCCTGGCCCTGCAACTTTTCGAAGAAAACGTGGAGCAGTCCATCACCGTGCTCAAAAGCTGGCTCAAGCAGGAGGCGTAG
- a CDS encoding tetratricopeptide repeat protein: MSGQLDYEINKELGECYLFMGDLDKAEEYYHKAMGDDGVYAEPHLGLATIAVQRGELDLAMGYYRRAADLEPGDRSYAGMALIEMERGEIEAAFTHFGMALAKNPENLVALFGMVRLAYAHNRVQDALPHLKDYLAVDPVKNEVRFTLAGCLMTLGRHEEAREQLQTILEQEPGNQPAMELSEQLRQVAA; this comes from the coding sequence ATGAGCGGTCAATTGGATTACGAAATCAACAAGGAACTTGGCGAGTGCTACCTGTTCATGGGCGACCTGGACAAGGCCGAAGAGTATTACCACAAAGCCATGGGCGATGACGGCGTCTACGCCGAACCGCATCTGGGCCTGGCCACCATCGCCGTGCAGCGCGGCGAATTGGATCTGGCCATGGGGTACTACCGCAGGGCGGCCGACCTGGAACCCGGCGACCGGTCCTATGCGGGCATGGCGCTTATTGAGATGGAGCGCGGCGAGATCGAGGCCGCCTTCACCCACTTCGGCATGGCCCTGGCCAAAAATCCGGAAAATTTGGTGGCCCTTTTCGGGATGGTGCGCCTGGCCTACGCGCATAACCGCGTGCAGGACGCCCTGCCCCATCTCAAGGACTACCTGGCCGTGGACCCGGTGAAAAACGAGGTGCGCTTCACCCTGGCGGGTTGTCTCATGACCCTGGGCAGGCATGAAGAGGCCCGGGAGCAACTCCAGACCATCCTGGAACAGGAGCCGGGCAACCAGCCGGCCATGGAGCTCTCGGAGCAGTTGCGCCAGGTCGCGGCCTAA
- the flgC gene encoding flagellar basal body rod protein FlgC, which produces MDFSTALDIGSSALSAQRTNLNVISMNLANIRSTKTANGEGPYQRKSVVFESTPVDTPFSKAMQGALDRDISGVKVTGVVNDNRPPRLVFEPGHPDADENGYVAYPDINVVEEMANMITTMRSYEASAASISTTKSMFSKALEIGR; this is translated from the coding sequence ATGGACTTCTCGACCGCACTGGACATCGGTTCGTCGGCGTTAAGCGCCCAGCGCACCAATTTGAACGTCATTTCCATGAACCTGGCCAACATCCGTTCCACCAAGACGGCCAACGGCGAGGGGCCCTACCAACGCAAAAGCGTGGTCTTCGAATCCACCCCCGTGGACACGCCGTTCTCCAAGGCCATGCAAGGCGCCCTGGACCGGGATATCTCCGGGGTCAAGGTCACGGGAGTGGTCAACGACAACCGCCCCCCCCGGCTGGTCTTCGAGCCCGGACATCCCGACGCCGATGAGAACGGCTATGTGGCCTATCCCGACATCAACGTGGTGGAGGAAATGGCCAACATGATCACGACCATGCGGTCCTATGAAGCCAGCGCGGCCTCCATCAGCACCACCAAGTCCATGTTTTCCAAGGCCTTGGAAATCGGAAGATAA
- the fliG gene encoding flagellar motor switch protein FliG — protein sequence MAPFSGPQKTAVLCLALGDKFTGEVFKRLDRRDIARISKAMLDMETVPKEQVEEIVHEFNENMQFGKEMVVGGPDQVRQLLGKTLDADTAKYILDSLEIDTGPTPFQELGNVSPRILAQILRNEHPQTLALILGHLHPDQAAELLQNLPSGVRAEVLMRLSRLEAVAEEMLMEVDKVLQNQLIAMGGKEGKKVGGVTAVAEILNAVDRATEEEVLSEIEEESAQMAEDIRNLMFVFEDIKALDDRGIRELLKEVSNEELTQALKGASDELKEKFFKNLSERAATMIQEDLEIMGPVKLSDVESSQQNVVKTVRRLEAEGKIAIGRGGGDVFV from the coding sequence ATGGCCCCTTTTTCCGGTCCTCAGAAAACCGCCGTGCTGTGTCTGGCGCTCGGCGACAAGTTCACCGGCGAGGTGTTCAAGCGCCTGGATCGTCGGGATATCGCACGCATCTCCAAGGCCATGTTGGATATGGAGACCGTGCCCAAGGAGCAGGTCGAGGAGATCGTCCACGAATTCAACGAAAACATGCAGTTCGGCAAGGAAATGGTGGTGGGCGGGCCGGATCAGGTGCGGCAGCTTCTGGGCAAGACCCTGGACGCAGATACGGCCAAGTACATCCTCGACTCGCTGGAGATCGACACCGGGCCCACGCCCTTCCAGGAGCTTGGCAACGTCAGCCCGCGCATCCTGGCCCAGATCCTTCGCAACGAGCATCCCCAGACCCTGGCGCTCATCCTTGGCCATCTGCATCCGGACCAGGCCGCCGAGCTCCTCCAGAACCTGCCCTCGGGCGTGCGGGCCGAGGTGCTCATGCGCCTGTCGCGGCTGGAGGCCGTGGCCGAGGAAATGCTCATGGAAGTGGACAAGGTTCTGCAAAACCAGCTCATCGCCATGGGCGGCAAGGAAGGCAAAAAGGTGGGCGGGGTCACGGCCGTGGCTGAGATCTTAAACGCCGTGGACAGGGCCACCGAGGAGGAAGTCCTTTCCGAGATCGAAGAGGAATCCGCCCAGATGGCTGAGGACATCCGCAACCTCATGTTCGTGTTCGAGGATATCAAGGCCCTGGACGACCGGGGCATCCGCGAGCTCCTCAAAGAGGTCTCCAACGAGGAGCTGACCCAGGCCTTAAAGGGCGCCAGCGACGAGCTCAAGGAGAAGTTCTTTAAAAACCTCTCCGAACGCGCCGCGACCATGATCCAGGAAGACCTGGAGATCATGGGGCCGGTGAAGCTCTCGGACGTGGAGAGCTCCCAGCAAAACGTGGTCAAGACCGTGCGCCGCCTGGAGGCCGAGGGCAAGATCGCCATAGGGCGCGGAGGCGGGGATGTCTTCGTCTAG
- the fliE gene encoding flagellar hook-basal body complex protein FliE, whose product MAISPVAISAYKNALNSASRIDAKVADSLAKPAKPGQSFMDTLQSSIENVNAMETKKADMIQSFASGETQNVHELMIHLQKASLAMGMTTAVRSKVMETYKELVKMQF is encoded by the coding sequence ATGGCCATCTCCCCTGTGGCGATCTCCGCCTACAAAAACGCCCTGAACTCGGCCAGCCGCATCGATGCGAAGGTCGCCGACAGTCTGGCCAAGCCCGCCAAGCCCGGGCAGTCCTTCATGGACACCCTGCAAAGCTCCATCGAGAACGTCAACGCCATGGAGACCAAAAAGGCGGACATGATCCAGTCCTTTGCCTCCGGCGAGACCCAAAACGTCCACGAGCTCATGATCCATCTGCAAAAGGCCAGCCTGGCCATGGGCATGACCACCGCCGTGCGCAGCAAGGTCATGGAGACGTACAAAGAACTGGTCAAGATGCAGTTTTAG
- a CDS encoding FliI/YscN family ATPase — protein MELDAKALVSIMADLQPAQAFGKVSKVVGLIAEGRGIKAPIGSVCRLMPDDARGVEIPAEVVGFRDGACLFMPYGDMRGISPGTLIKNTSTPPLMPVGKRFLGRTVDAFGNPIDEIGPIFPRKFRPIFAEPPSPLERPRISEPLDVGVRAINGLLTLGKGQRVGIMAGSGVGKSTLMGMIARGTKADINVIGLVGERGREVLEFIEKDLGPEGLARSVLVIATSDQSPLIRMRAAYAATAMAEYFRDEGADVILMMDSVTRFAMAGREVGLAAGEPPTTRGYTPSVFAHLPKLLERAGKNKSGSITGIYTVLVDGDDFTEPIADSTRSILDGHIVLTRDLADQGHFPAIDVLKSISRLRSDVTTPEQREAGKVLLRLLATYRRVEDMVNIGAYAKGSNPDIDRALAMIGPIGIYLRQDVGEPAPLEECFAALAKIAAVK, from the coding sequence ATGGAGCTTGACGCCAAGGCCCTGGTCAGCATCATGGCCGACTTGCAGCCCGCCCAGGCCTTCGGCAAGGTGAGCAAGGTGGTGGGGCTTATCGCCGAGGGCCGGGGCATCAAGGCCCCCATCGGCTCCGTGTGCCGACTCATGCCCGACGACGCCCGGGGCGTGGAGATTCCGGCCGAGGTGGTGGGGTTTCGCGACGGGGCGTGCCTTTTCATGCCCTACGGCGACATGCGCGGCATCAGCCCCGGCACGCTCATCAAAAACACCTCCACCCCGCCGCTTATGCCCGTGGGGAAACGTTTTCTGGGCCGCACCGTGGACGCCTTCGGCAATCCCATCGACGAGATCGGCCCCATCTTCCCTCGGAAATTCCGCCCCATCTTCGCCGAGCCGCCCAGTCCCCTGGAGAGGCCGCGCATCTCCGAACCCCTGGACGTGGGGGTGCGGGCCATCAACGGCCTCCTGACCCTGGGCAAGGGCCAGCGGGTGGGCATCATGGCCGGTTCGGGCGTCGGGAAATCGACGCTCATGGGCATGATCGCCCGGGGCACCAAGGCCGACATCAACGTTATCGGGCTTGTGGGCGAACGCGGCCGGGAGGTCTTGGAATTTATTGAAAAGGATCTGGGCCCCGAGGGGCTGGCCCGGTCGGTGCTGGTCATCGCCACCTCGGACCAAAGCCCGCTGATCCGCATGCGCGCGGCCTATGCGGCCACGGCCATGGCCGAATATTTCCGGGACGAGGGCGCGGACGTGATCCTCATGATGGACTCCGTGACCCGCTTCGCCATGGCCGGGCGCGAGGTGGGGCTGGCGGCCGGGGAGCCGCCCACCACCCGGGGCTATACCCCCTCGGTGTTCGCCCATCTGCCCAAGCTTTTGGAGCGGGCCGGAAAGAACAAATCCGGCTCCATCACCGGCATCTATACCGTGCTGGTGGACGGCGACGACTTCACCGAACCCATCGCCGACTCCACCCGGTCCATCCTGGACGGGCACATCGTGCTCACCCGCGACCTGGCCGACCAGGGGCATTTCCCGGCCATAGACGTCTTAAAAAGCATCAGCCGTCTGCGCTCCGACGTGACCACGCCCGAGCAGCGCGAGGCGGGCAAGGTGCTCCTGCGGCTTCTGGCCACCTACCGCCGGGTGGAGGACATGGTGAACATCGGGGCCTACGCCAAGGGATCGAATCCGGACATCGACCGGGCCCTGGCCATGATCGGCCCCATCGGCATCTATCTGCGCCAGGACGTGGGCGAACCCGCCCCCCTGGAGGAGTGCTTCGCGGCCCTGGCCAAGATCGCCGCCGTGAAGTAG
- a CDS encoding GNAT family N-acetyltransferase translates to MNLRIVALDERLDRSGFACGEEALDRYFRERVSQDVKRRVASCFVALGKTAVAGFYTLACAGIPVVDLPEALARRLPRYPTLPAIRIGRLAVALAFQGQGIGGVLLVDAMRRALRTEVAGFTLVVDAKSERAASFYEHHGFMRLASRPGTLFLPLATAQKALTP, encoded by the coding sequence GTGAACCTGCGTATCGTGGCCCTGGACGAGCGCCTGGACCGGAGCGGGTTTGCCTGCGGCGAGGAGGCGCTTGACCGCTATTTCCGGGAGCGCGTCTCACAAGACGTGAAACGCCGCGTGGCATCCTGCTTCGTGGCCCTTGGCAAAACGGCCGTGGCCGGATTTTACACCCTGGCCTGCGCTGGCATCCCGGTGGTGGATCTGCCCGAGGCCCTGGCCAGACGTCTGCCGCGCTATCCCACGCTTCCGGCCATCCGCATCGGCCGGTTGGCGGTGGCCTTGGCCTTTCAAGGCCAGGGTATTGGCGGCGTTTTATTGGTGGACGCCATGCGCCGCGCCCTGCGTACGGAGGTGGCGGGATTTACGCTTGTGGTGGACGCCAAAAGCGAGCGCGCCGCGTCCTTTTACGAGCATCATGGATTCATGCGGCTGGCAAGCCGCCCGGGGACGCTTTTCCTCCCCCTGGCCACGGCGCAAAAGGCGCTCACGCCATAA
- the hflX gene encoding GTPase HflX: MRAVERLLTRRYPGQGGYTLEQARELAALSAGISRQIGLLIDRKGRPSMVIVGEQKGIYIPELARSRMGTGRLRGLRLLHTHLSEEPLSEEDLTDMLFLRLDSVAALTVDQAAAPRTMYSAHLLPPAASREPYRLLPPADWDKVDTDFTAQALALEDELSREGESLSAHAAHGDAGRELAVLVCVSDAPREDMEASLDELAALADTAGLAVADRVVQRVAKVNPKFILGKGKLAEIEIVALRSGAGTLLFDNELAPSQIRNLAEVTELKILDRTQLILDIFAQNARTRSGKLQVEMAQLKYLQPRLVKQDRAMSRLMGGIGGRGPGETKLEIDRRRIRERIARIKNELSGLRQRRAAARAGRSGAGLPVVSLVGYTNAGKSTLLNTLTGSEVLAENRLFATLDPTTRRLRFPSEREVILTDTVGFIRELPKELMEAFRATLEELESADLLVQVADASHREVLHQIRAVEEILRDLGLDTIPRILVMNKWDRMEEKAGRELLSRFPGAIPVSALSREGLNPLVTEILRRAPFGGGVTARDVEGDGIWCDPPDALQ; the protein is encoded by the coding sequence CTGCGCGCCGTGGAGCGCCTCCTGACCCGGCGCTATCCCGGCCAGGGCGGCTACACCCTCGAACAGGCCCGGGAACTGGCGGCCTTAAGCGCCGGGATCAGCCGCCAGATCGGCCTGCTCATCGACCGCAAGGGTCGGCCGTCCATGGTCATCGTGGGCGAACAAAAGGGCATCTACATCCCCGAACTGGCCCGCTCCCGCATGGGAACCGGACGCCTGCGGGGCCTGCGCCTTTTGCACACCCACCTCTCCGAAGAGCCCCTGTCGGAGGAAGACCTGACGGACATGCTGTTTTTGCGCCTCGACAGCGTGGCCGCCCTGACCGTGGACCAGGCGGCCGCGCCGCGCACAATGTATTCCGCCCACCTGCTGCCCCCGGCGGCCTCCAGGGAACCCTACCGCCTGCTGCCCCCGGCGGACTGGGACAAGGTGGACACGGATTTCACGGCCCAGGCCCTGGCCCTGGAAGACGAACTGTCGCGTGAAGGGGAGAGCCTGTCCGCCCATGCCGCCCATGGCGACGCGGGCCGGGAGCTGGCGGTCCTGGTGTGCGTCTCGGACGCGCCCCGGGAGGACATGGAGGCCTCTCTGGACGAACTGGCCGCCCTGGCCGACACGGCCGGACTTGCCGTGGCGGATCGGGTGGTGCAGCGCGTGGCCAAGGTCAACCCCAAGTTCATCCTGGGCAAGGGCAAGCTGGCCGAGATCGAGATCGTGGCCCTTCGCAGCGGGGCCGGGACGCTTTTATTCGACAACGAGCTGGCCCCCAGCCAGATCCGCAATCTGGCCGAGGTCACGGAGCTCAAAATCCTGGACCGCACCCAGCTCATCCTGGACATCTTCGCCCAAAACGCCCGCACCCGTTCGGGCAAGCTCCAGGTGGAGATGGCCCAGCTCAAATATCTCCAGCCCCGGCTGGTCAAGCAGGACCGGGCCATGTCCCGGCTCATGGGCGGCATCGGCGGCCGGGGCCCGGGCGAGACCAAGCTCGAGATCGACCGCAGGCGCATACGAGAGCGCATCGCGCGCATCAAAAACGAGCTTTCCGGCCTGCGCCAGCGCCGGGCGGCGGCCCGGGCCGGACGATCCGGGGCCGGGCTGCCGGTGGTGTCGCTTGTGGGCTACACCAACGCCGGAAAATCCACCCTGCTCAACACCCTCACCGGCTCCGAGGTGTTGGCCGAAAACCGCTTGTTCGCCACCCTGGACCCCACCACCCGGCGGCTACGGTTTCCCAGCGAACGCGAGGTCATCCTGACGGACACGGTGGGATTTATCCGGGAGCTGCCCAAGGAACTCATGGAGGCCTTCCGGGCCACCCTGGAGGAGCTGGAGTCGGCGGACCTGCTCGTCCAGGTGGCCGACGCCTCCCACCGCGAGGTGCTGCACCAGATCCGGGCCGTGGAGGAGATTTTGCGCGACCTGGGCCTGGACACCATCCCCCGCATCCTGGTCATGAACAAGTGGGACAGGATGGAGGAAAAGGCCGGGCGCGAACTGTTGTCGCGCTTTCCCGGGGCCATCCCGGTCTCGGCCCTGTCCCGGGAGGGGCTCAACCCCCTGGTGACGGAGATTTTGCGTCGCGCCCCCTTCGGCGGCGGCGTGACGGCCCGGGACGTGGAGGGCGACGGCATCTGGTGCGACCCGCCCGACGCCTTGCAGTGA
- a CDS encoding glycosyltransferase codes for MIRAGEAAIPRWSKPYRHLTTPARATRQRELGHMELPLLSIKCEVHLYCDVISLDPLIIVGFGSPHPGQPALTLSQALRNKKVYYLLWSWWTPQDNDELFNMVNSYYFLKKYYPQHDVHIMVNDHVDMFLLEKCKINTTFCHQNAFLDQRIFNIIDGSPKEYDAIYNARLDRFKRHMLASKLNNVGLIYYSPAKEKKEGLAYKAELKNNLPNAVFLNEHPETGMDRFLSPQDICQLYNKSRVGLCLSDLEGGMYAATEYLLCGIPVVSTHNIGGRDYFLDKDFARLVDPDPDAVAEATYSLISENIPPKVIRQRTLLKMLKQRQIFIDHVQTIFDKENVGRNFADEWDVVFKNKLLVWGIPNWQVLEYIRANEGHKGPLKTPLARRYGVTVPENFEWE; via the coding sequence CCGGTGAAGCGGCCATCCCACGCTGGTCGAAGCCGTACCGGCACCTCACGACCCCGGCCAGGGCCACCCGGCAACGCGAACTTGGCCACATGGAGCTTCCTTTGCTCTCCATAAAATGTGAAGTCCATCTGTACTGCGATGTCATAAGCCTGGACCCTCTCATCATCGTAGGATTCGGCTCGCCACATCCCGGCCAGCCCGCCTTGACGCTGAGCCAGGCGTTACGGAACAAAAAAGTTTACTACCTCTTGTGGTCATGGTGGACACCACAGGACAATGATGAATTGTTCAACATGGTGAATAGCTATTATTTTCTAAAGAAATACTACCCCCAGCACGATGTGCACATCATGGTCAATGACCATGTCGACATGTTTCTCCTTGAAAAATGCAAAATAAACACAACATTTTGCCATCAAAACGCATTCCTTGACCAACGCATATTCAACATCATCGATGGTTCTCCGAAGGAATATGACGCCATCTACAATGCAAGGCTTGACCGGTTCAAGCGACATATGCTTGCTTCGAAACTGAACAATGTCGGATTGATTTACTATTCTCCGGCAAAAGAAAAAAAAGAAGGCCTCGCATACAAGGCAGAGCTCAAGAATAATCTTCCGAACGCCGTTTTTTTGAATGAACACCCCGAGACAGGAATGGACAGGTTCTTGTCGCCACAGGATATATGCCAGCTCTACAACAAATCGAGAGTTGGATTATGCCTTTCCGACCTGGAAGGAGGAATGTACGCTGCGACGGAATACCTGTTGTGCGGCATTCCTGTCGTCAGCACCCACAATATCGGAGGGCGGGACTATTTCCTGGACAAAGATTTCGCACGACTCGTCGACCCGGACCCCGACGCCGTTGCCGAGGCGACATACAGCCTGATTTCAGAGAACATCCCCCCAAAAGTGATCAGACAGCGCACCTTGCTGAAAATGCTCAAGCAGAGACAGATTTTCATCGATCATGTGCAAACCATCTTTGACAAGGAAAACGTAGGCAGAAACTTCGCAGACGAATGGGACGTCGTTTTCAAGAACAAGCTGTTGGTCTGGGGTATACCGAACTGGCAGGTGCTGGAATACATCAGGGCGAACGAAGGACACAAGGGGCCGCTCAAAACGCCGCTTGCGCGGCGATATGGCGTGACGGTTCCGGAAAATTTCGAGTGGGAATAA
- a CDS encoding FliH/SctL family protein, with amino-acid sequence MSSSSPPGGGIPSATGRVVMGMGSAGPQETTVAEIEARRTPFPFERMEAEFWERTRAKAQDMAKEIIAQAMAEAERLRAAAREEGLAQGTAQAQTQFETHVAEMSKAFGETLAAIQGDRKTLWDGYRQDFVALVRLALEKSFGILLGDSRQEILASLLDEALDLIDSRTELAVIVHPEDMPMMEELLTRAAHSRQGLERWHVRGDAALLPGGVRLESRDGMVDNTVNSRFAEVSRIFDQLSVRPEADGEAAGDVHGA; translated from the coding sequence ATGTCTTCGTCTAGCCCCCCCGGCGGCGGCATCCCGTCGGCCACGGGCCGGGTGGTCATGGGCATGGGCAGCGCCGGTCCCCAGGAGACCACCGTGGCCGAGATCGAGGCCCGGCGGACGCCGTTTCCCTTCGAGCGCATGGAGGCCGAATTCTGGGAGCGCACCCGGGCAAAGGCCCAGGACATGGCCAAGGAGATCATCGCCCAGGCCATGGCCGAGGCCGAGCGGCTTCGCGCCGCGGCCCGGGAGGAAGGCCTGGCCCAGGGCACGGCGCAGGCCCAGACCCAGTTCGAGACCCATGTGGCGGAGATGAGCAAGGCCTTCGGCGAGACCCTGGCCGCCATCCAGGGCGACCGCAAAACCCTGTGGGACGGCTACCGTCAGGATTTCGTCGCGCTTGTCCGCCTGGCCCTGGAAAAGTCCTTCGGCATCCTTTTGGGCGACTCGCGCCAGGAGATTTTGGCCTCGCTATTAGACGAGGCCCTGGATCTCATCGACAGCCGCACCGAGCTGGCCGTGATCGTGCATCCCGAGGACATGCCCATGATGGAGGAGCTTTTGACCCGGGCCGCCCATAGCCGCCAGGGGCTCGAACGCTGGCATGTGCGCGGCGACGCGGCGCTTCTGCCCGGGGGCGTGCGCCTGGAGAGCCGCGACGGCATGGTGGACAACACCGTCAACAGCCGTTTTGCCGAGGTTTCGCGCATCTTCGACCAGCTCTCGGTGCGCCCCGAGGCCGACGGCGAGGCGGCGGGCGACGTCCATGGAGCTTGA
- the flgB gene encoding flagellar basal body rod protein FlgB has protein sequence MKSLFPDNVGLVGKVLDLHLERQNVVMSNLANIDIPAYKARKMDFEGELQKALDRDGKGRMTRTESGHIPSAFDASNFEGELSEKWKPQVVAGLDAVDMDKEMAVMAKNTLMYNALSDIARRSFEGIQKVIAEGGK, from the coding sequence ATGAAATCCTTGTTTCCAGACAATGTGGGCCTGGTGGGAAAGGTGCTGGATCTGCACCTGGAACGTCAAAATGTCGTCATGTCCAACCTGGCGAACATCGATATCCCGGCCTACAAGGCCAGGAAGATGGACTTCGAGGGCGAACTGCAAAAGGCCCTGGACCGTGACGGCAAGGGAAGGATGACCCGCACGGAAAGCGGCCACATTCCCTCGGCCTTTGATGCGTCAAATTTCGAGGGCGAGCTGTCGGAAAAATGGAAACCCCAGGTGGTGGCCGGGCTCGACGCGGTGGACATGGACAAGGAAATGGCCGTGATGGCCAAAAACACGCTCATGTACAACGCCCTGTCGGACATCGCCCGGCGCAGTTTCGAGGGCATACAGAAAGTCATCGCCGAGGGAGGCAAGTAA
- a CDS encoding IMP cyclohydrolase — protein sequence MDLLPIRRALLSVTDKTGLAAFAEFLQRGGVELVSTGGTRKALQDAGLAVTSVSRVTGFPEILDGRVKTLHPHIHAGILADKDNPEHRRTLAKHQLAAFDLVCVNLYNFADALKAGLSLPDMVERIDIGGPTLLRASAKNFQSILVVPGAAYYPRVQRELADKDFHVGLPLRRDMAAATFKLTSEYDAMIASYMAR from the coding sequence ATGGATCTTCTCCCTATTCGTCGCGCCCTTTTGAGCGTCACCGACAAGACCGGCCTGGCGGCCTTCGCGGAATTTCTGCAACGCGGCGGCGTGGAGCTGGTCTCCACAGGCGGCACCCGCAAGGCCCTTCAGGACGCCGGGCTGGCCGTCACCTCCGTCAGCCGGGTGACGGGCTTTCCCGAGATTCTCGACGGCCGGGTCAAAACCCTGCATCCCCACATCCACGCCGGGATCCTGGCCGACAAGGACAATCCCGAGCATCGGCGCACCCTGGCCAAACACCAGTTGGCCGCCTTCGATCTGGTGTGCGTCAACCTCTACAACTTCGCCGACGCCTTAAAGGCCGGGCTGTCGCTTCCCGACATGGTGGAGCGCATCGACATCGGCGGCCCCACCCTGCTACGGGCCTCGGCCAAAAACTTCCAGAGCATCCTGGTGGTTCCCGGCGCCGCTTACTATCCCCGGGTGCAGCGCGAACTCGCGGACAAGGATTTTCATGTCGGCCTGCCGCTTCGCCGGGACATGGCCGCCGCCACCTTCAAACTGACCTCGGAATACGACGCCATGATCGCCTCCTACATGGCCCGCTGA